Genomic DNA from Oncorhynchus tshawytscha isolate Ot180627B linkage group LG04, Otsh_v2.0, whole genome shotgun sequence:
AGCACGGCCCTCTGATGACATCAGCAGGAGGGATCTCCGGAGGGGGgatgtcagtagtgttgtggaaGGTGCTGTAGTTGGCATAGTACTCCTTCAGACCCCAGATAGTGGCATTCTTAATGTACTTCTCCTGTTCCAACTGTACACATAAAGACAGGTTCAGGTGAGTAAGCAAAATATACATTCATACAATAtgtacggaacacacacacacacacacacacacacacaggtgaaaaaacacacaaacatgcatttGCAGGTACATAACACTGATACATTGTCTGGTACCTTTTCGTTGACATCATCAAACAGGGCGAACAGGAAGGTGTAGAGGTTCCCAAGGAACAGGGCAAAGATGCGGCCCAGCTGCCACTTGAGGGCGATACGAGGGTGGTACTCCTCCAGCTCAGCGATAGTCTCAAAGAGAGGGGGGCACACCAGCCCCAGCAGTGACATCACAACCTCCACCTGGAAAGTAAAACAACCAATCACCAGGATGAAGActaaaaaaatactttaatgaATAACCATTAAATACTGAAAATACTATTATTAAATTAGTATTTCTTTATAAAGATGTATTAGCATTTATAAGTATTATAAGCATTACATTCAATAACATGTATAACATGTATCATATAATTTATAAACATGTAATAATTTTAGTGGCTTACTCATGAAAGTTAAGTGTAACCCAAGTGTGgtatgatatatatatttatgatatacatattttataaatgtttgaCTGTCATGACAACCCAGATAATAGCACAACAACCTACAACTGAAGAAAACAGGACAAACACCAAATGTACATTTCTGGCTCACTCCCTTTGACTAGATGAACCATAGCACAGCATGTATCTGATCATAACAACTCAACCTGCCTCATTCTTTTCATACCAGGAGAGCGTATTCTGATCTAGTTTTGCAAAGTCCTGAGACCTCTTGACCACAAAATAGATGAGGAAGCCACTGCCCCCCAGGCTGCAGAGAATGAAAAGATTGGCTAGAACCCGCAGGAACCTCCGCAAGTGGATGTTCTCATCCTTCTGGTTCTCCTGTTCGTCTACTATGGATTCCTACCGAGAACAGTCGATTAGTGAGAAACACAGTGGATACTATGGTTGAAGATAGTAAGTGTCTAGGCCCGTACATGTAGTACATTTTTACATGTATATGATTCTTGGGAGATTGAAGATTTTTAAAGATAAGACCAATGAATATTTGTAGAACAAAGTTATGCATAAACAACAGTATCTTGTGCCAAGCTAGTGGTAGGTCGGTCTATTAGCTATGGATAGGCCTAAGTGTTAGCTGCTGCTGTGTTTACCTTAaagctggtggtgatggaggcataCTTGTTGTCAGCTGTCTCTGGGTTCCCAATGAGGTAATCCCAGCTGGTGAACATCTTAAAGGTGAATGTAAACTGTCCATCGTCCCCACCATCTCCTCCCTCATCCGAGTTACGTGCCATCCTGGGGGGGGTTGCTGGCATCAATATTTCAgatactgtttgtgtgtatgtggatTAGTATATATTTACTGTGTGCATATGTGTAtgttcacgtgtgtgtgtttaacccaCGTTCTAATGACCACCATCAGGCTGTAGCCGAAGATGCCAACACCGACCAGTAGGTAGGACAGTGGCAGTCTGAACTGGAGGAGTCCGATGGTGCGTTCGTCATTATAGTAgccatagaacagaacagagtactTGCAGTAGCCCTGGTGAAATTAAGAAAAATAATCATGTTCATATGCAAGTCATTCATCTGAAATTAAGCTGACAGTGCCAAGTACAATTGATGTACTGAAAATGTGTAACACTTTATAAAGGACCCACCCATAACAAGTTGCAGCCACTATTTCGATGCCATTTCCTGTCCGAAGAATGATGAAGGCTACTTACACATATTCACAAATTGAAATATACATATTCATTGAAATGATAGGCTAGAATAGCTTTGCTCATAATCATTCATGCCGCAAATGACACGTAACATGTAACTAACTATAAGTTCCTAGAATTTTCTTTTGCGGGTTCCTTTGCATTGTCTGAATAGACACGTGAGGTTCTAGCTATCATTACACCAATGAAAGCATTAATCTTCGGGGGAGGgggcgaagacatcaaaactatgaaataatacatatggcatcatgtagtaaccaaaaaagtgttaaacaaatcaaaatatattctagattttagaatcttcaaagtagccacgcttggccttgatgacaacttttcacactcttggcattctctcaaccagcttcacctggaatgatttttcaacagtcttaaaggagttcccacatatactgagcacttgttggctgcttttccttcactctgcggtccaactcatcccaaaccatctcaattgggttgaggtcgggtgactgtggaggccaggtcatctgacacaacactccatcactctccttcttgctcaaataacccttacacatcctggaggtgtgttggtcattgtcctgttgaaaaacaaatgatagttccattaagcacaaaccagatgggatggcgtattactgcagaatgctgttgtagccatgctggttaagtgtgccttgaattctaaataaatcactgacagcatcaccagaaaagcacccccacaccatcacaccacctcctccatgcttcacggtgggaaccacacatgcggagatcatccgttcacctactctgcgtctcacaaagacacggcagttggaaccaaaaatatcacatttcgactcatcagaccaaaagacagatttccaccggtctaatgtccattgttcatgtttgttggcccaaccaagtctcttcttcttattggtgtcctttagtagtggtttctttgcagcaattcgaccatgaaggcctgattcattcagtctcctctgaacagttgatgttgtgatgtgtctgttacttgaactctgtgaagcatttatttgggctgcaatctgaggtgctgtTAACTCTAGTGAACgtatcctctgctgcagaagtaactctgtgtcttcctttcctgcggccgtcctcatgagagacagttttgtcatagctcttgatggtttttgcgactgcacttgaagaaactttaaaagttcttgaaaaaTTCCGGATtgaatgaccttcatgtcttaaagtaatgatggactgtcgtttctctttgcttatttgagctgttcttgccataatatgaacttggtcttttaccaaatagggctatcttctgtataccaccctagcttgtcacaacacaactgattggctgaaatgcattaagatggaaagaaattccacaaattaacttttaacaaggcacacctgataagtgaaatgcattccaggtgactacctcgtgaagctggttgagaaaatgccaagagtgtgcaaagctgtcatcaaggcatatatatatatatatttgttttgtttcgttGTTTATATAGACCACCAACGAAAAGTGACAGTGGACAAATTATTCAATGGATTATGTTAATTTTCTGAAAAAAGATTTTATATAATACCATTTATAAAATGGTtatatatacagaaccagtcaaatgtttggaaacacctactcattcattggttttcattattttttacattttctacattttagaaaaatagtgaagccatcaaaactatgaaataaccatatggaatcatgtagtaaccaaaaatgtgttaaacacatcaaaatatatttgatattgttTCGTTGTTTATATAGACCACCAAAGAAAAGTGACAATGGACAAATTATTCAATGGATTATGATAATTTTCTgaaaaaagattttaaaaagtagACTTGCAAAAACATACATTTGCACCGCCTATTTTAATTTGCTCCTTGGCTCAGGCAGCCAAGTGGACACAAGGCTGTTTGGCTCAGCTCAGTCACGAAGAGGAAAACTTTACAGCTGTTTCTGATTAAGAAATAATGCCACGCTGGTGGGTGGTAACATTCAAGTAAAACCCAGCCCTGAAACTAAACATAGGCTGAAAATAATTTGATTGTCATATAGGATCCGAAGTTGGCAGTTCGGATTTGTCACTTCAAGCCCGAATATATAATACTTTGAATAAAACGATGGCTTATTGACTTAAATCGCTGTGCAACATCATGGGTAAGCTCTGGCCATCGTCTTTCAGCTTGAAACAGTGTATTTATACCGGTGTGGGTGTTTAATTACAATGCAGGTACAATGCAATATGATGCTGTTATTCATGAACATGCATGACCCCTAATGTCTTAAAATCTACTTTTTACCCTTTTTTTTACCAGTAATTTAAAAGTACTGTATGACATCACATTTTATGTATGTTTGTTTCAAATGTACAATCATATGAAGTAAACCTGAACCTTAAGTAAACTTAACAAGGTGCTTAAATATGACATCACTCCAAAGATCCTCACTCCAAAATCAAGGAGGACGGAGTAGTCCATGGCTTTGGCCTGCTGCGCTCTGGGAACAGTTTTCCTGGGTATAGACCCATACGGAAGACCCATCATCACCTCCggacagaaagaaaggaaaaatGAAAGGGAAGTGGGGAAAAGACTGTAAGAATGAGACAGTGAGTCCCTCCTACGATATCTCTCCATGTGCTGACCAAATAAACTGCAAATATTTTGCAAGACAATGGACTATGTGCTTAAGGTAAAAAGCTGCTCACCTCTGGGAGAACAACAAGACCAAACATGAACCCAAACAGGACCAGGTTTAGACCGTACATCCACCGCAAGAAGATAAAGTAGGAAGCCACAGATGACCCAAAGTGACCTGAGGGTTAGAGTTCAAACTCCAAAAGTTACATAATGAATAGATAGAACTACATTACATGAACAAGACAGAAACTCATAGCTTTAAATAATGATACCCACTCTCAACCTCTTTAATCTTTCTTTCCCATGGAATACAGGCTGTTTTGAAATTGTCAAAGTCACGGTTGAACTTGATCATTTTCTGAAACAAAAAAGGTTAAGAGAGAATATTTGAAAATAAAAGTTTATCACAGACGTACTGTGTAGTTCCTGATAAGAAAAAAATCATGAAGATTATGGTGCACTGATGATTTAACCCTTAGCCTACAATTTCTGTGCTCCAGCGGAAATCAAATTAACATAATCCCCATCtctttaagctagagatatcagtttttgcatgggctgcgtctcaatccccCACATCTGCCGATATAACCGTTCCGCATCTtcagtgaaaggtggcagagatggtgtttgtcagaccatgtgaCATCCCGAAACTTCAGAACATACTTCCTTTCGATAATGTTTTTTCAATGTTTCATccaatacatatatatttttttttaataaaaaaaaaacaaataaataaatgatcgTTGGTATAACCATCTTAAAATAATTCCATATGTTAGTGTAGACCCCCcgtccctccttcccccatccccgtcccctgatttagacagggcttagactctagAGGGTTACATGTGTATTTTACATGCCATATCAAATAACATCAAataacagatgtagaccttacagtacaattacttacaagcccttaaccaacaatgtagttttaagacaaataagtgttaagtaaataATAGATACGTAAAAAACTAAATAgcaaatcattaaagagcagcattaaaataacagtagcgaggctatatacaaggggtactggtacagagtcaacgtgcgggggcacaggttaatcgaggtaattgaggtaatatgtacatgtaagtaaagttaaagtgactatgaatagataataaacagagagtagcagcagcgtaaaaagaggggggcaggggcaatgcaaatagtctgggtagccatttggttagctgttcagcagactcatggcttggggatagaagctctTAAGAAGCCcttttgacctagacttggctctccagtaccacttgcagtgcggtagtagagagaacagtctatgactagggtgactggagtctttgaccatgtttagggccttcctctgacaactcctggtatagaggtcctggatggcaagaaacttgctccggtgatgtactgggcaatacgcactaccctctgtagtgccttgcggtcggaggccgagcagttgccataccaggcggtgatgcaacgagttaggatgctctcgatggtgcagctgtagaactttttgagggtctgaggacccatgccaaatctgttcattctcctgaggggaaataggctttgtcgtgccctcttcatgactgtcttggtgtgcttggaccatgttagtttgttggtgatttggacaccaaggaacttgaagctctcaaactgctccacaacagccccttcgatgagaatgggggtgtgctcagtcctctttttcctgtagtccacaatcatctcctttgtcttgatcacgttgagggagaggttgctatcCTGGCATCACACAGCCAGGTccctgaactcctccctataggctgtctcatcgttgtcggtgatcaggcctaccactgttgtgtcgtcggcaaacttaatgacgctgttggagtcatgcctacagcagaggactgagcacgcacacctgaggggtccccgtgttgaggatcagcgtggcagatgtgttgttattttttaatttttaattgaacctttatttaaatatgcaagccagttaagaacaaattcttatttacaatgacggcctaccggggaacaatgggttaactgccttgttcaggggcagaatgacagatttctactttgtcagctcggggtaccaagccagcaacctttcagttactggcccaacgctctaatcactaggttacctagtgtcacgccctggtcaaagtattttgtgttcatctttatgtatttggtcaggccagggtgtggcatggggtttttgtaattgtggtgtgtttgtcttggggttttggtggtggtattgggattgtagcttagtgggttgtctagcaaagtctatggctgtctggagtggttctcaatcagaggcagatgcttgtcgttgtctctgattgggaaccatatttaggcagccatattctttgagtttgtcgtgggtgattgtccttagtgtcctatgtgtactcgttgttagtttgcaccagataggctgtttcggtttcgtttattgttttttgtaagttcgtgtttttttttgttatattaaacatggatcgcaatcgacacgctgcagtttggtccgactctctttcatcaccactagaaaaccgttacagaatcacccaccaccaacggaccaagcggcgtgtcaacaggcaggagcagccgaaaaaggagatgctcaccaaggatttctggtcatgggaggagatcttcgacgggagaggaccctgggctaaaccaggggagtgtagccgcccaaaggagcaacaggagaagaggcaacagaggcagcagcagcaggagcagcagcagctacagtgggagaggttgcaccacctggagttatggacatgggaggaggaattggacggtaaaggaccctggaatgagcctggagattattgtcgccccaaagccgagctggaggcagcaaaagcagagaggcggcattatgaggagctagcacggcagagcggatggaagcccgagagtcagccccaaaaatttcttggggggcttacagggagtatggctatgccaggtaggagacctgcgcaaactccctgtgcttaccgggggctggagagaccgggcaggcaccgtgttatgctgtggagcgcacggtgtctccagtgcgggtgcacagcccggttcggtatattccagctccgcgtatcggccgggctagattgagcgtcgagccaaatgccatgaagccggctctacgcatctggtccccagtgcgtctccttgggccggcttacatggcaccagccttgcgctcggtgtctccggttcgcctgcatagcccagtgcaggctattccacctcgccgcactggcagggcaaccgggagcattcaaccaggtaaggttgggcaggctcggtgctcaagagctccagtgcgcctgcacggtccggtctatccagtaccacctccacaccccagccctccggtagcagctccccgcaccaggcttcctgtgcgtgtcctcggtccagtaccaccagtaccagcaccacgcatcaggcctacagtgcgcctcgcctctccagcgctgtcggagcctttctcctctcctgcgctgccgaagtctcccgcctatctagcgctgtcggagctttcctcatctccagcgctgccggagtctcccgcctgttcagcgcagccagagctgccagtctgcatgaagcagccagagctgtcagtctacatgaagcagcccgcgctgccagtctgcatgaagcagccagtctacatggagcagccagtgctgtcagtctgcatggagcagccagagctgtcagtccgcatggagcagccagagctgtcagtccgcatggagcagccagagctgtcagtccgcatggagcagccagagctgtcagtccgcatggagcagccagagctgtcagtccgcatggagcagccagagctgtcagtctacatgaagcagcccgagctgccagtctgcatgaagcagtcagtctacatggagcagccagagctgtcagtccgcatggagcagccagagctgtcagtctacatgaagcagcccgagctgccagtctgcatgaagcagccagtctacatggagcagccagagctgtcagtctgcatgaagcagccagagatgtcagtctgcatagagcagccagtctgcatggagcagccagtctgcatggagctgccagtctgcatggagctgccagtctgcacggagctgccagtctgcacggagctgtcagtctgcacggagctgtcagtctgcacggagctgtcagtctgtaaggagctgccagtctgcaaggagctgccagtcagcacggagccgccagagcggtcagtctgtaagaagccgccagagctgtcagcctatatggggcagctagtgccgccagtctgcccagcgctgccagtgcccccagtctgcccagcgccgccagtctgtccagcgtcgccagtctgcccagcgtcgccagtctgcccagcgtcgccagtctgcccagcgtcgccagtctgcccagcaccgccagtctgcccagcaccgccagtctgcccagcgccgccagtctgcccagcgtcgtcagtctgcccagcgccgccagtctgcccagcgccgccagtctgcccagcgccgccagtctgcccagcatcgccagtctgcccagcgccgccagtctgcccagcgccgccagatctgccagtctgcccagcgccgccagatctgccagtcagccagactcttccagatctgccagtcaaccagactcttccagatctgccagtcagccagactcttccagatctgccagtcagccagacccttccagatctgccagtcaaccagactcttccagatctgccagtcaaccagactcttccagatctgccagtcaaccagactcttccagatctgccagtcagccaggatctgccagtcagccaggatctgccagtcagccaggatctgctgagaccaccagccagccaggagctggtagatctatttaccggcctgagcttcctctcactcctgagcttcctctcactcctgagcttcctctcactcctgagcttcctctcactcctgagcttcctctcactcctgagcttcctctcactcctgagctttctctcactcctgagctttctctcactcccgagcttcccctcagtcccgagctgcctcggtcccgagctgtccttcagtcccgatctgctcctcagtccagtggggttctgggtgaggactactaggccatggtcggcggcagggtggactatccagggacgaagggagaggggactaagacattaaaggagtggggtccacgtcccgcgccggagccgccaccatggacagacgcccacccggaccctccctattgttttgaggtgcgttcgggagtccgcaccttagggggttctgtcacgccctggtcaaagtattttgtgttcatctttatgtatttggtcaggccagggtgtggcatggggtttttgtaattgtggtgtgtttgtcttggggttttggtggtggtattgggattgtagcttagtgggttgtctagcaaagtctatggctgtctggagtggttctcaatcagaggcagatgcttgtcgttgtctctgattgggaaccatatttaggcagccatattctttgagtttgtcgtgggtgattgtccttagtgtcctatgtgtactcgttgttagtttgcaccagataggctgtttcggtttcgtttattgttttttgtaagttcgttttttttttgttatattaaacatggatcgcaatcgacacgctgcagtttggtccgactctctttcatcaccactagaaaaccgttacacctagtccccacctgggggaggccaatcaggaagtccaggatccagtttcagagggagctgtttagtccttagcttagtgatgagctttgagggcactatggtgttgatctgttggggcggtatgcaaattggagtgggtctagagtttctgggataatggtgttcctgtgagccatgaccagcctttcaaatcactccatggctacagaagtgagtgctacgggttggtagtcatttagtcaggttaccttagtgttcttggggacagggactatgttggtctgcttgaaacatgttggtattacagactcagtcagggacaggttgaaaatgtcagtgaagacacttgccagttggtcagctcatgctcggatttcatgtcctggtaatccgtctggccctgtggccttgtgaatgttgacctgtttaaaggatttactcacatcagctatggagagcgtaatcacacagtcatccggaacagctgatgctctcatgcacgcttcagtgttgcttgcctcgaggcgagcatataagtaatttagctcatctagtaggctcgtgtcactgggcagctaacTTAAGTCTTAACATATTGAAGTTATAAATGCATAATTTGTTTGAATTATTCATAATGATTCAGTAGGACATAACTAATCTTTAAGACTGTGGACTCAGTTGTAAAGTTAACACTTGGCCTAGGAAAAGTTACCTTAGCAATTATGACTTTGTAGGCGTAGAGCTTCCTCCCTTTGCCCTTTCCCAGAGCCCCCTCAAACTTCTCCACAAACGCCTGGCATTCCCTACAATTCAAAACCAAAAAAAAGGATGACTCATCAACCAACAAAAAGTATCAATCACTGGTTTGATAAACCACCCACCAATAAATCAGTGAGAAGCTGGTCAAAGAACATCAATCAGCAAAGGGTAATGGACAATCTATCTACTTTGTCATTCCATAAAGAAATTAAAGtatttcacaaaataaatggacatttgatCAGGCAATGTAGCATCAAAGGCACAATTATATTTAAAttgaatttaaaaataaataagatGACATCACAAGTAATACATTAGTTATTGTGTAAGCCTTAAGGAATGTGTAAAGTACTGTAGTtatagaaaaaaagagaaaacagCACAGCAAGAGCAAGTCCCTATGTGAAGGCAATCAGCCAATGGGAAATCAGTGGAGGAATACACATGATGGTGGCCATTTTGTTTACTTGAGGAGTTTAAGCCTCCTCTTCATGCGCCACGGTTTGTTCCTTAGAGTGGCGATcagcttcttcttctcctccacctcttccttctGAGCAGCAATCTCCCCTTCTGACAGAGAATCCTCGTCCCCTGACTCGCCCGAAGAAGAAGAGCTATCAGAAGAAAGAGCTGTTACCAGGGCCAGGGGTCAAGTCAGGGTCAACCATGTGTCAACCAGAGTAGAGTTATAGTTCCGGTCAGACTGTCTTTGCTAAGAGTGGGCAGTGTGGCCAGAGGCTTTACACAGTGCCCAATTATCATGGTACAAACTTTGAACTTGTCACATTATGTTGAAACGCATCTGGCAGACCAACAGAAAATACAAAAAGAGAacattgctttggcaatgtaagcatacgtttcccatgccaataaagcccttaaatgtaatttaatttaattgaaatgagtGGACAAGAGGGGACACATGCAAGTCAAATAACATATCCTAGAATAGTCCAGTAACCTGGTCCTCCCATCGACCCAACCAGACACGAACAAACCCCATTCCGTCCATGTAATCCCTCAACTCAATGTTATGAACCAACACTACCCCATGATTGAGCCAGCACAAATACCACTACAACCCAACTCTATTCTGGTGAAAAATACTGGTTATGCATTACCAAAACTTTAGTGGGGACATTTTGAGAATGTTAAAATGGTTGGACACTTTTGACAGAGGTTCCCAGGGATGACCCAAGGGATGTCCCATCACATGACTATACATTTTCTCCATTAACATTAAGTTAACACATTCTATAAACGTTGAAAAACAAgctctgacagagcttgataggatctgcagagaagaatgggggaaactctccaaatacaggtgtgccacacttgtagcatcatatccaagaagactcgaggctgtaatcactgccaaatttgcttcaacaaagtactgagtaaagggtctgaatacttatgcaaatgtgatatttaagttgtTGTTTttgataaatttgcaaaaaattctaaaagcctgtttttgctttttcattatgggatattgtgtgagATGAGGGGAGCTCACAAATAGTGAGCTAAGGTCATTGTCGTAGCATTTTGTAACACTTTTGTGCAACCCTATAACCCATTTTCATGACTCAACTCCCTGAACTAATTAATCAATACATTGAAGGGGCATATCTGAACAGAGTCTGTCAGACTCCTCCTTCATACATGATGGTGTGTGGAGCATAGAGATATGTGAGAGAGGTGGCCCTCTCAAAGGATACTGCACCTGCTGTACTTTGCGTTCTTCTTTTTCTTGTCTTTCTCGTTCCCTTTGTCCTTCACTCCTTTGCCTTTGGCGTCACTTTTCCCTTTAGCATCGCTCTTCTTCTCCTTGTTCTGCCCTTCTTTCTGGTTCTTGATAGTCGATTTTCTGCCTTTCCTTTTCTTCCCTCGTtcttcctcctcactctcctcctcactcacctgcttgACTGCCTTTTTATTTCTGCCTGCAGCTTTTGGGCCCTTCCGCTTAAcgctcttctcctcttcctcatcctcttcctcgcTGTCCTGAACCTTGGCCTTTTTCTTATAAGCCCTCTTCCTCTGTGCctcgtcttcctcttcctcatcctcttcctcgcTGTCTTGGACCTTGGCCTTTTTCTTATGAGCCCTCTTACTCTGtgcctcgtcctcctcctcctcttcctcctcgctgGTGGCCTGTTTGCCATTCCGTCCCCCGGCTCGTGGAGAGAGTTTGACTttcctgtttctgtctctccacctgacctcatctgagacacacacacacacacacacacacacatacacacacgcgcacacacacacacacacacacacacacacacacacacacacacacacacacacacacacacacacacacacacacacacaa
This window encodes:
- the LOC112248190 gene encoding transmembrane channel-like protein 2-B — protein: MPPRKKTDIAIKMEEVGMDIDGELDSGHEDEVRWRDRNRKVKLSPRAGGRNGKQATSEEEEEEEDEAQSKRAHKKKAKVQDSEEEDEEEEDEAQRKRAYKKKAKVQDSEEEDEEEEKSVKRKGPKAAGRNKKAVKQVSEEESEEEERGKKRKGRKSTIKNQKEGQNKEKKSDAKGKSDAKGKGVKDKGNEKDKKKKNAKYSSSSSSGESGDEDSLSEGEIAAQKEEVEEKKKLIATLRNKPWRMKRRLKLLKECQAFVEKFEGALGKGKGRKLYAYKVIIAKKMIKFNRDFDNFKTACIPWERKIKEVESHFGSSVASYFIFLRWMYGLNLVLFGFMFGLVVLPEVMMGLPYGSIPRKTVPRAQQAKAMDYSVLLDFGGYCKYSVLFYGYYNDERTIGLLQFRLPLSYLLVGVGIFGYSLMVVIRTMARNSDEGGDGGDDGQFTFTFKMFTSWDYLIGNPETADNKYASITTSFKESIVDEQENQKDENIHLRRFLRVLANLFILCSLGGSGFLIYFVVKRSQDFAKLDQNTLSWYEKNEVEVVMSLLGLVCPPLFETIAELEEYHPRIALKWQLGRIFALFLGNLYTFLFALFDDVNEKLEQEKYIKNATIWGLKEYYANYSTFHNTTDIPPPEIPPADVIRGPCWETDVGIEFVKLTVSDIQVTYLTILIGDFVRAVIVRFLNYCWCWDLEAGFPSYGEFDISGNVLGLIFNQGMIWMGAFYAPGLVGLNVLRLLSSMYYQCWAVMSCNVPHERVFKASKSNNFYMGLLLLVLFLSLLPVVYTIMTLPPSSDCGPFSGRAQMYDVVMETIEKDLPAFIGNIFTYATNPGLIIPAVLLMVLAIYYLNATSKNYQNANLELKRKMQMARDEEKNRRNNKESTNQVMHDLVGLLPNRSLIPPPAEEAPPPDNMSEKGSKFPKVAKRPGAVKVKGVNLQKDVSLAAPNSREAVTRPPGPRGPPGNARGPPPGPGRGRGRGAPPPRC